A window from Acidimicrobiales bacterium encodes these proteins:
- a CDS encoding UBP-type zinc finger domain-containing protein has protein sequence MAHPSCTHLELISDAAVPSGDGCVDCLAIGTTWVHLRRCATCGHVGCCDSSPMRHATAHAADGRHPLVQSFEPGEDWIWCYVDEVALEIPAMADSPSHT, from the coding sequence GTGGCACACCCCTCCTGCACGCACCTCGAGCTCATCTCCGACGCAGCCGTCCCCTCGGGTGACGGTTGCGTCGACTGCCTGGCCATCGGCACCACGTGGGTCCACCTGCGGCGTTGCGCCACCTGCGGGCACGTCGGCTGTTGCGACAGCTCACCGATGCGCCACGCCACCGCCCACGCCGCCGACGGCCGCCATCCCCTCGTGCAGAGCTTCGAGCCCGGTGAGGACTGGATCTGGTGCTACGTCGACGAGGTCGCCCTCGAGATCCCGGCGATGGCCGACAGCCCGTCGCACACCTGA